A single Vigna radiata var. radiata cultivar VC1973A chromosome 8, Vradiata_ver6, whole genome shotgun sequence DNA region contains:
- the LOC106771387 gene encoding protein MIZU-KUSSEI 1, translated as MKHHHQNQHQQQIFQRSSSACTATTRNTRRILPSTLSHSRAFESEDVSDKLLVGRGSSPSVSTFYHQQQQQKGQKLTPQNKLSSLIRSFLNIFTFPTMIPTCKWLSIPPHLSITPSLGRKVTGTLFGHRRGHISFAVQLHPRAEPLLLVELAMSTSSLVKEMSSGLVRLALECQKVSSFSAATNGGRQHHKRLFQEPSWTMYCNGRNCGYAVSRTCGDLDWHVLTTVQSVSVGAGVIPLLEDGKGSGGGGGSEGELMYMRARFERVVGSRDSEAFYMLNPDGNGGPELSIFLLRI; from the coding sequence ATGAAACACCACCATCAAAATCAACACCAACAACAAATCTTCCAAAGAAGCTCGAGTGCATGCACAGCCACCACACGAAACACCCGAAGAATCCTACCTTCCACCCTCTCTCACTCCCGCGCCTTCGAATCCGAGGATGTCTCCGACAAACTCCTCGTGGGACGAGGATCATCGCCCTCGGTCTCCACCTTCTACCATCAGCAGCAGCAACAAAAAGGGCAGAAACTAACGCCACAAAACAAGTTATCCTCCCTCATACGTTCCTTCCTCAACATCTTCACGTTCCCCACGATGATCCCCACATGCAAGTGGCTCTCCATCCCCCCGCACCTCTCCATCACCCCCTCTCTCGGCCGGAAAGTCACTGGAACCCTCTTCGGCCACCGTCGCGGCCACATCTCCTTCGCCGTGCAGCTCCATCCCCGCGCCGAGCCCCTCCTCCTCGTTGAACTCGCCATGTCCACCTCCTCCCTGGTCAAGGAGATGTCCTCTGGTCTCGTGCGTCTGGCGCTCGAGTGCCAGAAAGTGTCGTCGTTCTCAGCCGCCACCAATGGTGGTCGCCAACACCACAAGAGACTCTTTCAGGAGCCTTCCTGGACCATGTACTGCAACGGCAGGAACTGCGGCTATGCAGTGTCCCGCACGTGCGGGGACCTCGACTGGCACGTGCTGACTACCGTCCAGAGCGTGTCCGTCGGCGCCGGCGTGATCCCTCTTCTGGAAGACGGAAAAGGTAGCGGCGGCGGCGGTGGGTCGGAGGGCGAGTTGATGTACATGAGGGCACGGTTTGAACGAGTTGTAGGGAGTCGTGACTCGGAGGCGTTTTACATGTTGAATCCCGATGGTAATGGAGGACCTGAACTTAGTATTTTTCTATTGAGAATATGA